A genomic region of Caenorhabditis elegans chromosome V contains the following coding sequences:
- the W02F12.8 gene encoding Metallothionein (Confirmed by transcript evidence), giving the protein MPCPCACKNCSCGETCKCTVEKCCCEEEKKSCCEGKTEKTEQKK; this is encoded by the exons ATGCCGTGTCCATGTG ccTGCAAGAATTGCTCCTGTGGAGAAACGTGTAAGTGTACCGTCGAAAAATGTTGCTGCGAGGAAGAGAAAAAATCGTGCTGTGAAGGAAAAACCGAGAAGACTGAGCAAAAGAAATAA
- the K11G9.5 gene encoding Major facilitator superfamily (MFS) profile domain-containing protein (Confirmed by transcript evidence) has protein sequence MSIISNKYRVLVVFIGFLCLVSVCSNYVVMNFTFICMKNDMSFTRDDRGNETSPVSLFDYTPNEKKYIMWAVAAGTIIGTFPVNYVFVRFGGRWTFFLAGVISVIATTLIPLAAQTSFHALLAARFCQGLAFAADFAAIGLLTVRWAPLSETAIFLGALTSFTNFSSVLTNAVSGAICEGFGWRTAFYAHAVMGSVFFILWAIVYNDDPEKKVSADELRKIRKNKSEQHLKTKNVEVPYRKLLTSPIVLCVWLNAFAEMSIIVFLHTYAPIFFNRILKFSVAQTGFLLALSVFIPLPLKLVGGIISDKAKCFSERGKMLFFNTISVGLVGVLLGCLGFIPQSLHYVSVVLFSVIFSCLCLNVAGFYKCATLHTRQFAHVVISTIQWMKSVALITGPALVAAIVKNEESVGQWRTVLCILGGIMFVANILALCVFTDKPAEYTMADANEKTVKYEVNAEEP, from the exons ATGAGCATAATCTCAAACAAGTACAGAGTTCTTGTTgtatttattggatttttatgCCTGGTTTCCGTTTGCTCCAATTATGTGGTTATGAACTTTACATTTATTTGCATGAAAAATGATATGAGCTTTACAAGAGATGATCGGGGAAATGAG ACCTCCCCAGTCAGTTTATTCGATTACACGCCCAACGAGAAAAAATACATAATGTGGGCTGTTGCTGCGGGTACAATTATTGGAACTTTTCCGGTAAACTACGTGTTTGTCCGGTTTGGAGGAAG GTGGACATTCTTCTTAGCTGGAGTCATCTCGGTCATCGCTACAACATTGATCCCACTGGCCGCGCAGACGTCGTTTCACGCACTTCTTGCCGCGCGGTTTTGTCAG GGACTTGCATTTGCGGCAGACTTTGCGGCGATTGGCTTGTTAACTGTCAGATGGGCCCCACTATctgaaactgcaatttttcttgGTGCACTTACTTCGTTTACCAATTTCTCATCGGTTTTAACAAATGCAGTGTCTGGAGCG ATATGTGAAGGATTTGGTTGGAGGACCGCTTTCTACGCACATGCCGTAATGGGATCAGTTTTCTTCATACTTTGGGCTATTGTGTACAATGATGATCCAGAAAAGAAAGTTTCCGCTGATGAGCtgaggaaaattcgaaaaaacaagTCGGAACAgcatttgaaaactaaaaatgttgaagtaCCGTACAgg AAACTTCTTACATCTCCAATTGTTCTTTGCGTTTGGTTGAATGCGTTCGCCGAAATGTCGATCATTGTATTCTTGCACACCTACGCACCAATATTCTTCAATCGAATTTTAAAGTTCAGTGTCGCTCAAACTGGATTCCTTCTTGCACTTTCAGTATTCATTCCACTTCCATTAAAACTTGTTGGTGGAATTATCAGTGACAAGGCGAA ATGTTTCTCGGAACGCGGAAAAATGTTGTTCTTCAATACGATTTCAGTAGGACTCGTTGGTGTCTTGCTAGGATGTCTTGGGTTCATTCCTCAATCGTTGCACTATGTTTCAGTTGTTCTTTTTTCCGTGATCTTTTCATGTTTATGTCTGAACGTGGCAGGATTCTACAAATGTGCGACATTACACACTAG acAATTCGCTCACGTCGTTATTTCTACAATTCAATGGATGAAATCAGTGGCGCTAATCACTGGACCAGCTCTAGTTGCAGCTattgtaaaaaatgaagaaagtgTTGGTCAGTGGAGAACAGTTTTGTGCATTCTTGGAGGTATTATGTTTGTG GCAAACATCCTTGCTCTTTGTGTGTTTACTGACAAACCAGCGGAATATACAATGGCAGATGCTAAtgaaaaaactgtcaaataTGAGGTGAACGCTGAGGAGCCTTGA
- the W02F12.2 gene encoding Alkaline ceramidase (Confirmed by transcript evidence): MESSSINRWFEYESGHAWCESAYKYQTLPYVAEFANTCTNLPIIVLPLVNIMLLRRYLHDVNGGLIFPQLLLTFNGLASTYYHATLNLFGQLVDELSLVWIITVFLVVYIPVMKWFPEKFSKRLTLVRWVVLIVTALVSGLCFLEPNLNAIALMLFSIPAAVVINYEGKQSGIPDIESFPSRILALWGVAFSFWFADRLLCDFWLYLGTPYLHALFHLLAGLAGYTIFIMFSMIDIESRTKTHKYTAAVRYFPGKNGSIFSFPYISLKERSQ; the protein is encoded by the exons atggaaaGCTCTAGTATAAACCGGTGGTTTGAGTATGAATCTGGTCATGCATGGTGTGAAAGTGCCTACAAATATCAGACATTACCATATGTTGCAGAATTCGCAAATACA TGCACAAATCTGCCGATCATTGTCCTTCCACTAGTCAATATAATGCTTCTTCGAAGATATCTTCATGATGTGAACGGTGGTTTGATTTTCCCTCAGTTGTTACTCACTTTCAATGGATTAGCTTCAACATATTATCATGCAACTCTCAACTTATTTG GTCAACTTGTCGATGAACTGTCATTAGTTTGGATTATAACAGTGTTCCTTGTCGTCTACATTCCAGTTATGAAATGGTTCCCAGAGAAGTTCTCAAAAAGATT aactCTCGTCCGATGGGTTGTTCTAATTGTAACAGCTCTCGTATCTGGTCTCTGCTTCCTTGAACCAAATCTCAATGCAATCGCTTTGATGCTGTTTTCCATTCCAGCTGCTGTAGTGATAAACTATGAAGGAAAACA gtctgGAATCCCAGACATCGAGTCATTTCCAAGTCGAATTCTTGCACTTTGGGGAGTTGCATTTTCCTTCTGGTTTGCTGATCGTCTTCTCTGCGATTTTTGGCTTTATTTGG GAACCCCATACCTCCATGCTCTGTTCCATTTGCTCGCCGGACTTGCCGGCTACACAATTTTCATCATGTTCTCGATGATTGATATTGAGAGCAGAACGAAAACTCACAAATACACAGCCGCAGTCCGTTATTTTCCGGGCAAGAACGGCTCGATCTTCTCGTTCCCGTACATTTCGCTCAAAGAACGTTCTCAGTGA
- the W02F12.4 gene encoding Exonuclease domain-containing protein (Confirmed by transcript evidence) — MKRSSDFTPTTTPSKIATWTLHGDVTPERKRGPPILLKASPTKQIQKRSAYSREFIKTYVFFDLECTGLIKNEDTRNLHARAFNKAEEHYNVLNNLCIEI, encoded by the exons ATG aagcGGTCATCGGATTTCACTCCAACCACGACACCTTCAAAAATAGCCACGTGGACTCTACACGGCGATGTAACTCCAGAACGGAAGAGAGGACCACCCATACTACTGAAAGCCAGTCCAACAAAACAGATTCAGAAAAGAAG tgcCTACTCTCGAGAGTTTATCAAAACATACGTGTTCTTCGATCTGGAATGTACTGGacttataaaaaatgaagatacACGAAATTTGCACGCACGAGCATTCAATAAAGCTGAAGAACATTATAATGTGCTGAATAATCTTTGCATTgaaa tttga
- the mtl-1 gene encoding Metallothionein-1 (Confirmed by transcript evidence), translating to MACKCDCKNKQCKCGDKCECSGDKCCEKYCCEEASEKKCCPAGCKGDCKCANCHCAEQKQCGDKTHQHQGTAAAH from the exons ATGGCTTGCAAGTGTG ACTGCAAAAACAAGCAATGCAAGTGCGGAGACAAATGTGAATGCAGTGGAGACAAGTGTTGTGAGAAGTACTGCTGTGAGGAGGCCAGTGAGAAAAAATGCTGTCCAGCTGGATGTAAGGGAGACTGCAAGTGTGCAAACTGTCATTGTGCAGAGCAGAAGCAGTGCGGAGACAAGACCCATCAACACCAGGGAACTGCTGCGGCtcattaa
- the W02F12.4 gene encoding Exonuclease domain-containing protein (Confirmed by transcript evidence) — protein MKRSSDFTPTTTPSKIATWTLHGDVTPERKRGPPILLKASPTKQIQKRSAYSREFIKTYVFFDLECTGLIKNEDTRNLHARAFNKAEEHYNVLNNLCIETRKDELPYITEMSFMAISSEKFDELKAERQKDITWNIENPGSEKPLAKFIPTCTHTRQINPTMMSETEWNSYERFRLAGGKGIIVHSKKECQRNNTFKEEWPGVIQFFNSLQKPALLIAHNAIKYDLRVIYGELQRNEVLEEFGIPQDIYFIDSYWMAREIEDTIVKELATVCKYIKFPKVKIEEVDESERVVIDDSVEEIVQNDEPKETDHPANILDWEKFSASLKKRIRRDGFVRTGAGSWTYKHTNNKFSLPVLYEDLVGGKYTAHYAQQDTEALMHVCLSYGNDFTRYANNSASALPF, from the exons ATG aagcGGTCATCGGATTTCACTCCAACCACGACACCTTCAAAAATAGCCACGTGGACTCTACACGGCGATGTAACTCCAGAACGGAAGAGAGGACCACCCATACTACTGAAAGCCAGTCCAACAAAACAGATTCAGAAAAGAAG tgcCTACTCTCGAGAGTTTATCAAAACATACGTGTTCTTCGATCTGGAATGTACTGGacttataaaaaatgaagatacACGAAATTTGCACGCACGAGCATTCAATAAAGCTGAAGAACATTATAATGTGCTGAATAATCTTTGCATTgaaa cACGAAAAGATGAGCTTCCTTACATCACTGAAATGAGTTTTATGGCGATATcgagtgaaaaatttgatgaattgaAAGCCGAGCGTCAGAAGGATATTACgtggaatattgaaaatccTGGATCAGAAAAACCATTAGCAAAGTTTATTCCTACTTGTACACACACGAGGCAGATTAATCCAACGATGATGAGTGAAACAGAATGGAATTCTTATGAAAGATTCCGATTGGCTGGAGGAAAAG gtataattgttcattcaaaaaaggaaTGCCAACGGAATAACACATTTAAAGAAGAATGGCCCGGCGTGATTCAATTCTTTAATAGTTTACAGAAACCAGCACTTTTGA TTGCCCATAACGCTATCAAATATGATCTACGCGTCATCTACGGAGAGCTGCAGCGAAACGAAGTGCTCGAAGAGTTTGGAATTCCTCAGGATATCTACTTTATTGACAGTTATTGGATGGCGAGAGAAATCGAGGATACGATAGTCAAAGAACTTGCAACGGTCTGCAAATATATCAAGTTTCCGAAAG taaaaatcgaAGAAGTTGACGAATCGGAGCGTGTCGTAATAGATGATTCCGTCGAAGAAATAGTTCAAAATGATGAACCAAAGGAAACGGATCATCCTGCGAATATTCTGGATTGGGAGAAATTTTCGGCTTCCCTCAAAAAACGAATTCGAAGAGATGGATTTGTGAGAACTGGAGCTGGGAGTTGGACATACAAGCATACCAACAACAAGTTCAGCTTGCCAGTTCTGTACGAAGATCTCGTTGGTGGAAAATATACTGCTCACTACGCTCAACAAGATACCGAAGCTCTGATGCATGTTTGCCTTAGTTACGGAAATGATTTCACTCGATATGCCAATAATTCGGCTTCTGCTTTACCATTTTAA
- the dlst-1 gene encoding Dihydrolipoyllysine-residue succinyltransferase component of 2-oxoglutarate dehydrogenase complex, mitochondrial (Confirmed by transcript evidence), with translation MLGRRAVSVHRFLSRAARQSVTAASSAQPSLQAKTSLLEPLVQNVRITSSANFHMSAVRMSDVITVEGPAFAESISEGDIRWLKQKGDHVNEDELVAEIETDKTSVEVPAPQAGTIVEFLVEDGAKVTAKQKLYKLQPGAGGGSSSAPAKEEPKSAPAKEESKPAPAKEDSKPAVTAAAPPKPVSGDIPKSAPPVARPPSTPSSSTPVGAVPVTRVVVPKGVDPSHAITGARDEVRVKANRMRMRIAQRLKDAQNTYAMLTTFNEIDMSSLIEMRKTYQKDFVAKHGVKLGMMSPFVRAAAYALQESPVVNAVLDENEIVYRHFVDISVAVATPKGLVVPVLRNVESMNYAQIELELANLGVKARDGKLAVEDMEGGTFTISNGGVFGSMFGTPIINPPQSAILGMHGVFDRVVPVNGKPEIRPIMQIALTYDHRLIDGREAVTFLKKIKTAVEDPRIMFMNL, from the exons ATGCTCGGGCGACGTGCAGTATCAGTTCATCGGTTTCTTTCCAGAGCCGCGAGACAA AGCGTAACTGCTGCCTCTTCTGCACAGCCAAGCCTCCAAG CTAAGACCAGTTTGTTGGAACCACTCGTTCAAAATGTGAGAATTACATCTTCAGCCAACTTCCACATGAGTGCAGTAAGAA TGAGCGATGTTATTACCGTCGAAGGACCAGCTTTTGCTGAATCAATTTCGGAAGGAGATATTAGATGGCTAAAGCAGAAGGGAGATCATGTTAACGAAGACGAACTTGTCGCTGAGATTGAGACGGATAAAACTTCGGTTGAAGTACCAGCTCCACAAGCCGGAACAATTGTCGAGTTTCTCGTGGAAGATGGAGCTAAAGTGACAGCCAAGCAAAAGCTTTATAAACTTCAGCCAGGAGCAGGCGGAGGCTCGTCT tcagcGCCAGCTAAAGAAGAACCAAAATCAGCGCCAGCCAAAGAAGAATCAAAACCAGCTCCAGCCAAGGAAGATTCGAAGCCAGCTGTGACTGCCGCTGCCCCACCAAAGCCAGTTTCTGGGGATATTCCAAAATCTGCTCCACCAGTTGCTCGCCCACCATCAACACCATCATCTTCCACTCCAGTCGGAGCCGTCCCAGTCACTCGTGTCGTTGTTCCAAAGGGAGTTGATCCATCCCACGCAATCACCGGAGCCCGTGATGAAGTCCGCGTTAAAGCCAACAGAATGCGCATGCGCATTGCTCAAAGACTGAAGGATGCTCAGAATACTTATGCTATGCTTACTACCTTCAATGAGATTGATATgag CAGCCTCATCGAAATGAGAAAGACTTATCAGAAGGATTTTGTTGCCAAGCACGGAGTTAAGCTCGGAATGATGTCTCCATTTGTCCGCGCTGCCGCCTACGCTCTTCAAGAATCTCCAGTTGTTAACGCCGTTCTCGATGAAAACGAAATTGTCTACCGTCACTTTGTCGATATCTCCGTTGCTGTTGCTACACCGAAAGGACTCGTTGTTCCAGTCTTGAGAAATGTCGAGAGCATGAATTATGCTCAAATCGAATTGGAACTTGCCAATCTCGGAGTGAAGGCTCGTGACGGAAAGCTGGCTGTTGAAGATATGGAGGGAGGAACCTTCACGATTTCTAACGGTGGAGTCTTCGGATCCATGTTCGGAACCCCAATCATCAATCCACCACAAAGTGCAATTTTGGGAATGCACGGAGTGTTTGATCGTGTTGTTCCAGTCAACGGAAAG ccagagATCCGACCAATCATGCAAATCGCTTTGACCTACGACCACAGATTGATCGATGGAAGAGAGGCAGTCACCTTCCTCAAGAAGATCAAGACCGCCGTCGAGGATCCACGAATCATGTTCATGAATCTTTAA
- the W02F12.4 gene encoding Exonuclease domain-containing protein (Confirmed by transcript evidence) encodes MKRSSDFTPTTTPSKIATWTLHGDVTPERKRGPPILLKASPTKQIQKRSAYSREFIKTYVFFDLECTGLIKNEDTRNLHARAFNKAEEHYNVLNNLCIETRKDELPYITEMSFMAISSEKFDELKAERQKDITWNIENPGSEKPLAKFIPTCTHTRQINPTMMSETEWNSYERFRLAGGKVAHNAIKYDLRVIYGELQRNEVLEEFGIPQDIYFIDSYWMAREIEDTIVKELATVCKYIKFPKVKIEEVDESERVVIDDSVEEIVQNDEPKETDHPANILDWEKFSASLKKRIRRDGFVRTGAGSWTYKHTNNKFSLPVLYEDLVGGKYTAHYAQQDTEALMHVCLSYGNDFTRYANNSASALPF; translated from the exons ATG aagcGGTCATCGGATTTCACTCCAACCACGACACCTTCAAAAATAGCCACGTGGACTCTACACGGCGATGTAACTCCAGAACGGAAGAGAGGACCACCCATACTACTGAAAGCCAGTCCAACAAAACAGATTCAGAAAAGAAG tgcCTACTCTCGAGAGTTTATCAAAACATACGTGTTCTTCGATCTGGAATGTACTGGacttataaaaaatgaagatacACGAAATTTGCACGCACGAGCATTCAATAAAGCTGAAGAACATTATAATGTGCTGAATAATCTTTGCATTgaaa cACGAAAAGATGAGCTTCCTTACATCACTGAAATGAGTTTTATGGCGATATcgagtgaaaaatttgatgaattgaAAGCCGAGCGTCAGAAGGATATTACgtggaatattgaaaatccTGGATCAGAAAAACCATTAGCAAAGTTTATTCCTACTTGTACACACACGAGGCAGATTAATCCAACGATGATGAGTGAAACAGAATGGAATTCTTATGAAAGATTCCGATTGGCTGGAGGAAAAG TTGCCCATAACGCTATCAAATATGATCTACGCGTCATCTACGGAGAGCTGCAGCGAAACGAAGTGCTCGAAGAGTTTGGAATTCCTCAGGATATCTACTTTATTGACAGTTATTGGATGGCGAGAGAAATCGAGGATACGATAGTCAAAGAACTTGCAACGGTCTGCAAATATATCAAGTTTCCGAAAG taaaaatcgaAGAAGTTGACGAATCGGAGCGTGTCGTAATAGATGATTCCGTCGAAGAAATAGTTCAAAATGATGAACCAAAGGAAACGGATCATCCTGCGAATATTCTGGATTGGGAGAAATTTTCGGCTTCCCTCAAAAAACGAATTCGAAGAGATGGATTTGTGAGAACTGGAGCTGGGAGTTGGACATACAAGCATACCAACAACAAGTTCAGCTTGCCAGTTCTGTACGAAGATCTCGTTGGTGGAAAATATACTGCTCACTACGCTCAACAAGATACCGAAGCTCTGATGCATGTTTGCCTTAGTTACGGAAATGATTTCACTCGATATGCCAATAATTCGGCTTCTGCTTTACCATTTTAA
- the era-1 gene encoding Embryonic mRna (mRNA) Anterior (Product from WormBase gene class era;~Confirmed by transcript evidence) has translation MADLTALIAIIRDWYSASVQRRQMIENSHIIPSSEFNIFRSARMAGDDVPSTSGAPPGSSSAPTPAGNQVAPMPATRPREAESQNAAQPGLSTQIWRAICPLCGSNRVSNTEENTNVPVTGNVTPRDVQTDQPVADLQSPPLSPSSSVEQSGSLPPLPESPASQANRESTSAQPRLDQIPEDPSEASMANQTPSEQSSRDRDSQCSCPSRAPVEDPVASFELNDKDSISIPSDSGASLRTGSAGSGGEPEVPLAQNNPEARGRREWLQHQNAVGSGDTPSTRPSTAENNSDHGEGPSEPQNRPPSRPEDDDDDSNKPSTSGFIRKGKSLSRQMKVSVAHFWNEYKTVYPSERLPAPTTSPGSPKINDGKECWLDSFKNRTIEQDLFTF, from the exons atGGCGGATCTCACAGCGTTGATTGCGATTATCAGAGACTGGTACTCGGCGAGTGTTCAGAGAAGACAAATGATTGAGAA ctcacATATCATCCCTTCATcagaattcaatatttttcgatcAGCACGGATGGCTGGTGATGACGTTCCATCGACTTCTGGAGCTCCTCCAGGAAGCTCGTCAGCTCCAACGCCTGCTGGAAACCAAGTAGCTCCGATGCCTGCAACTCGTCCTAGAGAAGCTGAATCACAAAACGCAGCACAACCCGGACTGAGTACACAAATTTGGCGAGCGATATGTCCATTGTGCGGTAGTAATCGAGTTTCCAACACAGAGGAAAACACTAATGTCCCG GTTACCGGTAACGTCACCCCCAGAGATGTGCAAACTGATCAACCAGTCGCTGATCTGCAATCCCCTCCGCTATCCCCGTCGTCGTCAGTAGAGCAATCCGGTTCACTTCCTCCTTTACCTGAATCTCCTGCGTCACAGGCGAATCGAGAATCAACATCAGCTCAACCGAGACTAGATCAAATACCCGAAGATCCTTCCGAAGCTTCCATGGCCAATCAAACTCCGTCTGAACAGAGTTCTAGAGATCGAGACTCGCAGTGCTCCTGCCCAAGTCGTGCTCCTGTCGAGGACCCTGTGGCATCTTTTGAATTGAATGATAAAGATAGCATCTCAATCCCTTCAGACTCTGGAGCTTCGCTTAGAACAGGATCCGCAGGTTCCGGAGGAGAGCCTGAAGTTCCACTGGCTCAAAACAACCCGGAAGCAAGAGGAAGAAGAGAGTGGCTGCAACATCAAAACGCTGTTGGTTCAGGCGACACACCAAGCACGAGACCATCAACTGCGGAAAATAACTCTGACCACGGTGAAGGACCTTCGGAGCCACAAAATCGTCCTCCAAGTCGACCTgaagacgacgacgacgacagTAATAAGCCATCAACCTCAGGCTTTATTCGTAAGGGAAAGTCACTGAGCCGTCAAATGAAAGTCTCTGTGGCTCATTTTTGGAATGAATATAAG accgTTTATCCATCTGAACGCCTTCCTGCACCAACCACCTCGCCTGGAAGCCCAAAAATCAACGACGGAAAAGAGTGCTGGCTGGACTCGTTCAAGAACCGAACTATTGAGCAAGActtgttcactttttga
- the W02F12.4 gene encoding Exonuclease domain-containing protein (Confirmed by transcript evidence), with translation MKRSSDFTPTTTPSKIATWTLHGDVTPERKRGPPILLKASPTKQIQKRSAYSREFIKTYVFFDLECTGLIKNEDTRNLHARAFNKAEEHYNVLNNLCIESSFFF, from the exons ATG aagcGGTCATCGGATTTCACTCCAACCACGACACCTTCAAAAATAGCCACGTGGACTCTACACGGCGATGTAACTCCAGAACGGAAGAGAGGACCACCCATACTACTGAAAGCCAGTCCAACAAAACAGATTCAGAAAAGAAG tgcCTACTCTCGAGAGTTTATCAAAACATACGTGTTCTTCGATCTGGAATGTACTGGacttataaaaaatgaagatacACGAAATTTGCACGCACGAGCATTCAATAAAGCTGAAGAACATTATAATGTGCTGAATAATCTTTGCATTgaaagttcgttttttttctaa